A genomic segment from Aegilops tauschii subsp. strangulata cultivar AL8/78 chromosome 1, Aet v6.0, whole genome shotgun sequence encodes:
- the LOC109731930 gene encoding transcription elongation factor 1 homolog produces the protein MGKRKSARSKAAPRKKVEKLETAFCSHAAAVECTIELDIKIATASCYVCLESYSTVPDALTEPIDVYSEWIDECERVNEGVRRRARMMRGRHPALCKLFRCTCAANVRRRFR, from the coding sequence ATGGGCAAGCGGAAGTCGGCGAGGTCCAAGGCGGCGCCGCGGAAGAAGGTGGAGAAGCTGGAGACGGCCTTCTGCAgccacgccgccgccgtcgagTGCACCATCGAGCTCGACATCAAGATCGCCACCGCGTCGTGCTACGTCTGCCTGGAGAGCTACTCCACCGTGCCGGACGCCCTCACCGAGCCCATCGACGTCTACAGCGAGTGGATCGACGAGTGCGAGCGCGTCAACGAGGGCGTACGACGTCGCGCCAGGATGATGCGTGGTCGCCATCCTGCGCTTTGTAAGCTTTTCCGCTGTACTTGCGCGGCCAATGTGCGGCGGCGGTTCAGATAG